The following proteins are co-located in the Desulfobacterales bacterium genome:
- a CDS encoding glycosyltransferase 87 family protein yields the protein MDLEKPHQARQLDSPFHPVFMTIVGLGVVSGVIYFLNFRLQSMLGFSQLLAATRIQLYVFIFFVLSLLYLISIYLIFKFRARWSGSIRIVSIIMLFAVLFRALLVPAEPEVLSKDMYRYIWDGRVQQNGINPYVYPPDAAELKEQRDDQVYPHINRKSYPTLYPPGAQLFFRLFHLIAGNNVTGYKGLMSLFDVLTLFVLLALLRVYGYEGWRISIYAWNPLVIFEIAYSGHLEGLTVFWMVLAFYLYAIHKQTPAVAALAVSSAIKLYPALLLPTLLNRGNRIKGCFAFAVSVFLFYLPFLGAGRKVLGFLPIYLQNPYESFNLGVKTALMRLLPQIHYSVWSLIFLLGLAAAGLVIFFKNKPSDLAIRYAFILTGLLIVLMPASLHPWYVIMLIPFLCFYPTVAWLLFSCMVTLSYLKYIAPSGIMPTWILLLEYGLLLALLAGGLIARWINAKKQGTAATPGQKDAYFLARL from the coding sequence ATGGATTTGGAAAAACCGCATCAAGCTAGGCAACTCGATTCCCCTTTTCATCCAGTATTTATGACCATTGTGGGTCTGGGGGTTGTTTCGGGTGTGATTTACTTTTTGAATTTCAGGCTTCAATCGATGTTGGGTTTCAGTCAGCTGCTCGCAGCAACCCGTATCCAATTGTATGTTTTCATATTTTTTGTGTTAAGCCTGCTCTACTTGATCAGCATTTATCTCATCTTTAAATTCCGCGCCAGATGGAGCGGATCTATTCGCATAGTTTCCATCATTATGCTGTTTGCGGTGTTATTCAGAGCCTTATTGGTGCCCGCTGAGCCCGAGGTGCTATCAAAAGATATGTATCGTTATATCTGGGATGGGCGGGTTCAACAAAACGGCATTAATCCTTACGTGTACCCGCCGGATGCCGCTGAACTGAAAGAGCAGCGCGACGATCAGGTATACCCACATATCAATCGTAAATCATACCCGACCCTGTATCCACCCGGTGCCCAGCTGTTTTTCCGGCTATTTCATCTGATCGCTGGCAACAACGTTACCGGTTATAAGGGCCTCATGAGCCTTTTTGATGTACTGACGCTGTTTGTGCTGCTGGCGCTTTTAAGGGTTTATGGGTATGAAGGCTGGCGGATTTCAATATATGCCTGGAACCCGCTGGTGATTTTTGAAATCGCTTACAGCGGCCACCTGGAGGGCTTGACCGTTTTTTGGATGGTACTGGCGTTTTATCTGTATGCCATTCATAAACAGACACCAGCTGTCGCTGCCTTGGCGGTCTCAAGTGCCATCAAGCTTTATCCGGCGCTGCTACTGCCCACATTGTTAAACCGCGGCAACCGCATCAAAGGATGCTTCGCATTTGCTGTGTCGGTTTTTTTGTTTTATCTGCCTTTTTTGGGAGCTGGGCGTAAGGTTTTGGGGTTTTTACCGATATATTTACAAAACCCATATGAAAGCTTTAACCTGGGGGTCAAAACAGCCTTAATGCGGCTGCTGCCGCAAATACATTATTCGGTTTGGAGCCTCATATTTTTGCTCGGCCTGGCCGCCGCCGGATTGGTTATTTTTTTTAAAAACAAGCCATCGGACCTGGCCATCCGATATGCCTTCATTCTGACAGGATTGTTGATTGTCTTGATGCCAGCATCATTGCATCCCTGGTATGTGATTATGTTAATTCCGTTTTTATGCTTTTATCCAACGGTGGCCTGGTTGTTGTTTAGCTGCATGGTAACCCTGTCCTATTTAAAATATATCGCACCATCAGGCATTATGCCGACATGGATTCTTTTGCTGGAATATGGGCTCTTGCTGGCACTGCTGGCCGGCGGACTGATTGCCCGGTGGATCAACGCAAAAAAACAAGGGACCGCCGCCACCCCTGGGCAAAAGGATGCCTACTTTTTAGCGCGTCTTTAA
- a CDS encoding glycosyltransferase has translation MDLVQYIWLGIYLFALAALLTYGMNCWFLMLMYRLNYSKAAQKHQRIKDAFYQYITPKDWPHVTIQLPIYNERYVVKRLIESVCHIDYPKNLLEVQVLDDSTDDTVDIASAIVARMQAAGIDIVHIHRTNRRGFKAGALREGLNTAKGSLVAVFDADFIPGPDFLKESIPYFQDPQIGMLQTRWGHINSDYSLLTRAQSIGIDGHFGVEQASRAWGGLFMNFNGTGGIWRKKTIEEAGGWQADTLTEDLDLSYRAQLKGWRLMFASQVVCPAEIPVTINAFKSQQHRWAKGSIQTARKNLGKLLKSDVSWLVKIQAFLHLTHYMVHPMMLLVVLTSIPMLYSQWFFDSLAYPIMIFTVLCLATFGPSSLYLFSQRILYRDWKTRIKYLPFLMCLGTGIAVNNTKAVLEALFDIKSGFIRTPKYGIRQKGERWKNKRYAIPLNAVSILELFLGLYSLTGLLMFLLFSKYLVSPFLLIYTSGFFYVFFLSVKHGFGKTASS, from the coding sequence ATGGATCTTGTTCAATATATTTGGCTCGGCATTTATCTCTTTGCCCTGGCAGCGCTTTTGACCTATGGCATGAATTGCTGGTTTCTGATGCTCATGTACCGCCTGAATTATTCAAAAGCGGCCCAAAAGCATCAACGCATCAAAGATGCCTTTTATCAGTACATAACACCCAAAGACTGGCCCCACGTCACCATTCAGCTGCCCATTTACAACGAGCGCTATGTGGTGAAACGACTGATCGAATCCGTTTGCCACATCGACTATCCAAAAAACCTGCTGGAAGTGCAAGTGCTAGATGATTCAACCGATGACACCGTTGACATTGCGAGCGCCATAGTGGCCCGAATGCAAGCCGCAGGCATCGATATTGTCCATATTCATCGCACCAACCGACGCGGGTTTAAAGCCGGCGCTCTCAGAGAGGGACTCAATACCGCCAAGGGATCGCTGGTGGCTGTTTTTGATGCTGATTTTATTCCCGGTCCAGATTTCCTCAAAGAATCGATACCCTATTTTCAGGACCCCCAGATCGGCATGCTGCAAACCCGCTGGGGCCATATCAATAGTGACTATTCCTTGCTGACCCGTGCGCAATCCATCGGAATCGATGGTCACTTTGGTGTCGAGCAGGCATCACGGGCCTGGGGCGGGCTGTTTATGAACTTTAACGGCACCGGCGGCATCTGGCGCAAAAAAACCATCGAGGAGGCCGGCGGATGGCAGGCCGATACCCTTACGGAAGATCTGGATCTAAGCTACAGGGCCCAGCTGAAGGGATGGCGGCTGATGTTTGCCTCGCAGGTGGTTTGTCCGGCCGAGATACCGGTAACCATCAATGCGTTTAAATCCCAGCAGCATCGCTGGGCCAAAGGCTCGATTCAAACCGCCAGGAAAAACCTGGGCAAGTTGTTAAAGTCGGATGTGTCTTGGCTGGTGAAGATCCAGGCATTTTTGCATCTAACCCACTACATGGTCCACCCGATGATGCTGCTGGTCGTATTGACATCCATTCCAATGCTCTACAGCCAATGGTTTTTTGACTCTCTGGCGTACCCGATTATGATTTTTACCGTGTTGTGCCTGGCAACCTTTGGTCCATCATCTCTGTACCTTTTTTCCCAGCGCATTCTTTACCGCGACTGGAAAACCCGCATCAAATATCTACCCTTTTTGATGTGCCTGGGTACCGGAATAGCCGTCAACAACACCAAGGCCGTCCTGGAGGCCCTGTTTGATATAAAAAGCGGATTCATTCGCACCCCCAAATATGGCATCCGGCAAAAGGGCGAACGCTGGAAAAACAAACGTTATGCCATTCCATTGAATGCCGTATCCATTCTAGAACTTTTTCTCGGGCTATATTCCCTAACCGGGCTTCTCATGTTCTTGCTTTTCAGCAAGTATCTGGTCAGCCCCTTCCTTTTGATTTATACCTCCGGCTTTTTCTATGTGTTCTTTCTTTCGGTGAAACATGGATTTGGAAAAACCGCATCAAGCTAG
- a CDS encoding class I SAM-dependent methyltransferase, which produces MRPSAMVSVREHYDNHLAKYYAWIAGGVERNLTENRAFFKANGIQSMNRGRAFDLGAGCGFQSIPLAELGFRVVALDLSARLLEQLKQIAPHLPIEPICDDLSNFSNYVRDNIELVVCMGDTLTHLESLENAAALVQQAHDALLPGGRLILSFRNLSAELVGLDRFIPVRSDDTTLFTCFLEYEKNTVKVHDIVYEKSKGQWVMHKSAYRKLRICPQWTQSTLQQTGFTIEHYSEKNGLIFIIAPKK; this is translated from the coding sequence ATGAGACCTTCAGCCATGGTTAGCGTTCGCGAACATTATGACAATCATCTTGCAAAGTATTACGCCTGGATTGCCGGCGGTGTCGAAAGGAATCTAACGGAAAATAGAGCCTTTTTTAAAGCGAACGGTATTCAGTCGATGAATCGCGGCCGGGCATTTGATCTGGGCGCCGGCTGCGGGTTTCAATCCATCCCGCTGGCTGAATTGGGATTTCGTGTTGTCGCCTTGGATCTAAGTGCCCGGCTATTGGAACAACTGAAGCAAATCGCGCCGCATCTGCCGATTGAACCTATTTGCGATGATCTATCAAATTTCAGCAACTACGTCCGCGACAATATCGAACTGGTGGTCTGCATGGGCGATACGCTGACCCATTTGGAATCCCTTGAAAATGCTGCAGCCCTGGTACAGCAGGCGCATGATGCACTGCTGCCCGGCGGCCGGCTGATTCTATCGTTTCGAAATTTGTCAGCCGAGCTGGTCGGGCTGGATCGCTTTATCCCGGTCCGCAGCGATGATACAACCCTTTTTACCTGTTTTCTGGAGTATGAAAAAAACACTGTCAAAGTACATGATATCGTCTATGAAAAAAGCAAAGGCCAATGGGTGATGCACAAAAGCGCCTATCGAAAATTACGTATTTGCCCGCAATGGACCCAAAGCACCTTGCAACAAACTGGATTCACAATAGAACATTATAGTGAAAAAAATGGGCTGATTTTCATCATCGCTCCAAAAAAATAG
- a CDS encoding dodecin family protein — MADSVYKVIRLVGTSPTSWEEAAKNAVETAGKSLRDLRVAEIDKLDMKVENGQVVAFRALVNLSFKYGGEG; from the coding sequence ATGGCTGACAGTGTGTACAAAGTCATCAGACTGGTAGGAACGAGTCCGACTTCATGGGAAGAGGCCGCCAAAAATGCAGTTGAAACCGCGGGCAAATCTCTGAGAGATCTGAGAGTAGCCGAAATTGACAAGCTGGATATGAAAGTTGAAAACGGCCAGGTTGTCGCTTTCCGTGCGCTGGTGAATCTGTCCTTTAAATACGGCGGCGAAGGTTAA
- a CDS encoding periplasmic heavy metal sensor, with the protein MLKKVLMAMLPILVISLPAIVNAQDVPSGKWWYNKKVVKNLNLTSNEVRQLDGLYEDSHRKLIDLKSAVKREQFELDTLLGKEPVDDAKVRKQFQRLEKARTDLANERLGFVIRVREIIGADRFQQLKTSYKDWR; encoded by the coding sequence ATGTTGAAAAAGGTCTTGATGGCTATGCTGCCGATCTTGGTGATAAGCCTGCCCGCAATTGTCAATGCGCAGGATGTGCCTTCCGGTAAGTGGTGGTACAATAAAAAGGTGGTGAAAAATCTCAATCTGACCTCAAATGAGGTCCGTCAGTTAGATGGACTATATGAAGACAGCCATCGCAAGCTCATCGATCTGAAAAGCGCGGTAAAAAGGGAACAGTTTGAACTCGATACGCTCCTGGGGAAAGAACCTGTCGATGATGCCAAAGTCCGCAAACAGTTCCAACGCCTTGAGAAAGCTCGCACTGACCTGGCCAATGAGCGTCTGGGTTTTGTTATCCGCGTCAGGGAGATTATTGGTGCCGATCGGTTTCAGCAACTGAAAACATCCTATAAAGATTGGCGCTAA
- a CDS encoding RNA polymerase sigma factor: protein MTPPAHKPPGSQTADPQLTQLVIKARDGNRLAFDQLIDRYQGDIYRMIFYRIHRQMDAEDLTQDVFVRAFRSISRLREPDRFRSWLYRIAVNRVNDYLRKKRVRSIFQSADEGPEIQPEADEHREKPEALEQVLIEDFWRQVERIAQKLSKMEREVFMLRFMDDLNIAEIAQILKKSESTIKTHLYRALAKFKKEKDLRQFLQEDLS from the coding sequence ATGACACCCCCGGCACATAAACCGCCTGGCTCTCAAACCGCTGATCCGCAGCTGACCCAACTGGTCATAAAGGCCAGAGACGGAAATCGCTTGGCTTTCGATCAACTGATCGATCGCTACCAGGGAGACATATATCGCATGATTTTTTACCGCATACATCGGCAAATGGATGCTGAAGATTTGACTCAGGACGTATTTGTCCGGGCCTTTCGCAGCATTTCCCGGCTTCGTGAGCCGGATCGATTCCGCAGCTGGCTGTATAGGATCGCCGTAAACCGGGTAAACGACTATCTTCGTAAAAAAAGAGTCCGATCCATCTTCCAATCAGCCGATGAGGGCCCCGAGATTCAACCGGAAGCAGATGAACACCGCGAGAAACCCGAGGCTCTGGAACAGGTTTTAATTGAAGATTTCTGGCGGCAAGTTGAACGCATCGCCCAGAAATTATCGAAAATGGAACGCGAGGTTTTTATGCTGCGTTTTATGGACGATTTGAACATTGCTGAAATCGCCCAAATACTGAAGAAAAGCGAAAGCACCATAAAAACCCATCTGTATCGGGCTTTGGCAAAATTTAAAAAAGAAAAAGACTTGCGTCAGTTTCTTCAGGAGGATTTATCGTGA
- a CDS encoding phenyltransferase domain-containing protein: MDLKRSSINQLPLSKLDVGAAASFIAQTQRSDGEIPWAAGQKSDPWDHIESAMGLSVGGYYKDARRAFRWLADRQLEDGSWYTAYRQGVPEDKTRDANLSSYIAVGLFQYFLITGDRALLKQLWPTLMRAINFALSLQTANGEIYWAISPKGNIDRMALLTGSSSIYLSIKCALAIAKILGVSVPSWQTAGLKLADAIQHKPYLFNMTKSRYSMDWFYPILAGVITGEAAQKRIDKYWKKFVVEDQGVRCVSDKPWVTIAETAELTLALAAMGNLELARIVFNWVIDRRYEDGSFWCGFTYPDLVIWPEDKLTWTNAVMLIAADAIYNLTHASELFSHQFWATSRLSPFANST; encoded by the coding sequence GTGGACCTTAAACGATCCAGCATCAATCAGCTTCCGCTTTCCAAGTTGGATGTGGGTGCGGCGGCGTCATTTATTGCCCAAACGCAACGATCCGATGGAGAGATTCCCTGGGCTGCGGGCCAAAAATCAGATCCTTGGGACCATATTGAATCTGCCATGGGTCTCAGCGTGGGGGGGTATTATAAAGATGCCAGAAGGGCGTTTCGCTGGTTGGCTGACAGGCAGCTGGAAGACGGCAGCTGGTATACCGCCTACCGCCAAGGTGTTCCCGAAGACAAAACCAGAGACGCCAACCTATCGTCCTATATTGCTGTGGGTTTGTTTCAATATTTTTTAATCACCGGGGACCGCGCCCTGCTAAAGCAATTGTGGCCAACCCTGATGCGGGCCATTAATTTTGCCCTGAGTCTGCAAACCGCCAATGGTGAGATCTACTGGGCCATCAGCCCCAAAGGCAATATTGATCGCATGGCACTTTTGACGGGATCCAGTTCCATTTATCTTAGCATCAAATGTGCCCTGGCAATTGCAAAAATTTTAGGGGTTTCCGTCCCCTCTTGGCAGACTGCCGGTCTCAAGCTGGCCGATGCCATTCAACATAAACCCTATTTGTTTAATATGACCAAATCACGCTATTCGATGGATTGGTTCTATCCCATTCTGGCAGGTGTGATTACCGGTGAAGCGGCTCAAAAACGGATCGATAAATACTGGAAGAAATTTGTGGTTGAGGACCAGGGGGTGCGCTGCGTATCGGATAAGCCCTGGGTCACGATTGCAGAAACAGCTGAGCTAACGCTGGCCTTGGCCGCTATGGGCAACCTGGAACTGGCCAGAATCGTTTTCAACTGGGTCATTGACCGGCGCTATGAAGACGGGTCATTTTGGTGCGGATTTACCTACCCGGACCTGGTCATCTGGCCCGAGGATAAACTTACCTGGACCAATGCGGTGATGCTAATTGCCGCAGATGCGATTTACAACTTAACCCATGCAAGCGAGCTGTTCAGCCATCAATTCTGGGCGACATCCAGGCTATCACCGTTTGCCAATTCTACCTGA
- a CDS encoding acyltransferase — translation MSLQKDHRPYVIKRAVLKFQKFYTAHFLRPHFAALGKSATVIKPWYVEVFGSPVVMGDHATIVATSDKRVRFSVWSDAQLNGEIRFGDYGIVCPGVRVSSAAKINIGDNCMLASGVYITDSDWHDIYNRVALGKTGPIEIAANVWIGDSAIICKGVSIGENSIIGAGAVVVNSIPSNCIAAGNPAKVVKRLDPQKSFTTRKQWFLQSANLYAEIDQLDRDLLQGNTLRHWLRYLFFPHKGD, via the coding sequence ATGTCCTTGCAGAAAGATCACCGCCCATACGTCATCAAAAGAGCGGTATTGAAGTTTCAAAAGTTTTACACTGCCCATTTCTTGCGCCCGCATTTTGCCGCTCTTGGGAAATCCGCCACCGTTATCAAACCCTGGTATGTGGAAGTGTTTGGCTCTCCAGTTGTAATGGGTGATCATGCGACCATTGTTGCCACTTCGGATAAGCGGGTGCGGTTTTCTGTGTGGTCGGATGCGCAATTAAATGGAGAGATTCGATTTGGTGACTACGGTATTGTCTGTCCGGGAGTTAGAGTCAGCTCGGCCGCAAAAATAAATATTGGTGACAACTGTATGCTGGCCAGTGGTGTATATATAACCGATTCCGACTGGCATGATATCTATAACCGGGTTGCTTTGGGCAAGACGGGTCCGATTGAGATCGCTGCGAATGTCTGGATAGGCGATAGCGCTATTATCTGCAAAGGGGTTTCCATCGGAGAAAACAGCATCATCGGCGCCGGTGCTGTAGTCGTTAATTCCATTCCTTCAAATTGTATTGCAGCCGGCAATCCAGCCAAAGTGGTCAAGCGTCTTGACCCGCAGAAATCCTTTACAACGCGCAAACAATGGTTTTTGCAATCTGCCAATCTGTATGCTGAAATAGATCAATTGGACCGGGATTTGCTGCAGGGAAATACACTGCGGCATTGGTTGAGGTATTTGTTTTTCCCCCATAAAGGCGACTAA
- a CDS encoding MFS transporter, giving the protein MATESKPTDKIVIGSQYFLYFGVLGIHLPYFNLYCYHLGFSGLNIGVLSAVRSVAMVIFPLIWGALADRLSARRPIYILCSFCSALIWMQFLFTVNFVPMLIITTLYGMFYAPIISFLEAFTMDILGEEKKSYGHIRVWGSISFIFVVLVLGKMIDVYSVEIIVVLILAGSLMFSLISTQIPAIQPPKKKRLTTGAGSLLDGRVLVFLFCAFLMLVSHGAYYGFFSIHLENLGYGSTFIGLTWALASAAEILVMIRSDQIFRRFSLESVLIFSFMIAALRWFVLCFVQSAAAILLSQILHAVTYGTFHIASILYIDRLTPDKAKTLGQAVNNAVSYGLGLMVGFFFSGYLYEISGAFTLFMISSLIALSGGLLFGGFYLASRRHVVK; this is encoded by the coding sequence ATGGCCACCGAAAGCAAGCCGACAGACAAAATTGTTATCGGTTCTCAGTACTTTTTGTATTTCGGCGTACTGGGAATTCATTTGCCATATTTTAACCTGTACTGCTATCATTTAGGCTTCAGCGGCCTGAACATCGGGGTCTTATCTGCTGTTCGTTCGGTCGCTATGGTTATTTTCCCCCTCATCTGGGGTGCTCTGGCTGATCGCCTTAGCGCCCGTCGCCCCATATATATTTTGTGCAGTTTTTGCAGCGCCCTGATCTGGATGCAGTTTCTTTTCACCGTTAACTTTGTTCCGATGCTGATCATCACCACCCTTTACGGAATGTTCTACGCCCCCATCATATCTTTTCTGGAAGCATTCACCATGGACATTTTGGGAGAGGAGAAAAAAAGTTACGGTCACATCCGTGTCTGGGGATCCATTAGCTTTATTTTCGTTGTGCTGGTACTCGGTAAAATGATTGATGTTTACTCGGTAGAAATTATTGTGGTCCTTATTCTTGCCGGATCACTGATGTTTTCCTTAATCTCAACTCAAATCCCTGCGATTCAACCGCCAAAAAAAAAACGCCTAACCACAGGTGCCGGCAGCCTGCTGGACGGTAGAGTGCTGGTATTTTTGTTTTGCGCATTTTTAATGCTTGTCAGCCATGGGGCCTATTACGGCTTTTTTTCGATCCACCTGGAAAATTTGGGATATGGCAGTACCTTTATCGGATTAACCTGGGCCCTGGCGTCCGCTGCCGAAATCCTGGTGATGATTCGATCCGATCAAATTTTCCGCCGCTTTTCGCTGGAATCTGTCCTAATATTTTCTTTTATGATCGCCGCACTGAGGTGGTTTGTGCTTTGCTTTGTTCAATCTGCAGCGGCAATTCTACTATCCCAGATCTTGCACGCTGTCACCTACGGCACCTTTCACATTGCCAGCATTTTGTACATTGATCGTCTAACACCCGACAAAGCCAAGACCCTGGGTCAAGCGGTCAACAATGCGGTCAGTTACGGCCTGGGTTTGATGGTCGGCTTTTTTTTCAGCGGCTATCTGTACGAAATCAGCGGTGCATTCACTCTGTTTATGATCAGCAGTTTGATTGCTTTATCGGGTGGACTGTTGTTCGGGGGATTCTATCTGGCAAGTCGCAGGCATGTCGTAAAATAA
- a CDS encoding Hsp20/alpha crystallin family protein codes for MSIVRWDPFRDVAALQDRINRIFSESFGGSREMDDDSGLHDWRPPVDIYETAEGFILKVELAGIEKEDVTVEVKDNILTLKGERLLDPEIKDEQYYRKERTFGKFQRSFTLQESIKPEHVKASFKNGILTITVPRPVQEKTKQVTVNID; via the coding sequence ATGTCGATCGTCAGATGGGATCCTTTTCGGGACGTGGCCGCATTACAGGATCGTATCAATCGAATTTTCAGCGAATCCTTTGGTGGCTCGCGCGAAATGGATGATGACAGTGGGCTTCACGACTGGCGGCCGCCAGTTGATATCTATGAAACAGCCGAGGGTTTTATCCTCAAAGTGGAATTAGCCGGCATCGAAAAAGAAGATGTCACCGTAGAGGTTAAAGATAATATTTTAACGCTTAAGGGTGAAAGACTGCTGGATCCGGAAATCAAAGATGAGCAATACTACCGCAAAGAGCGCACCTTTGGCAAATTTCAACGCTCGTTTACGCTGCAGGAATCCATTAAGCCCGAACACGTTAAGGCATCATTTAAAAACGGGATTTTAACGATCACCGTCCCAAGGCCCGTGCAAGAGAAAACCAAACAGGTCACCGTCAATATTGATTAG
- a CDS encoding Hsp20/alpha crystallin family protein, which translates to MDFIKIRIAEDFGHLGSNLEKTIEDMFRSMSPAFTLAERTWKPPMDMNETPDEIVIVAEVAGIDKEDLEVEISSKAVRIKGNRVARHCTDDTTYRLAEIQYGRFERILYLPAPIDPEVVSAGYTSGLLEIRLAKMPIEKTHKIPISDG; encoded by the coding sequence ATGGACTTTATCAAAATTAGAATTGCCGAAGATTTTGGTCATCTGGGTTCTAACCTTGAAAAAACAATCGAAGACATGTTTCGATCGATGAGTCCGGCCTTCACGTTAGCCGAACGAACCTGGAAACCTCCGATGGATATGAATGAAACGCCGGATGAAATTGTGATCGTTGCCGAAGTTGCTGGAATTGATAAAGAGGATCTGGAAGTTGAAATCAGCAGTAAGGCTGTCAGGATTAAGGGGAACCGCGTTGCCCGACATTGCACCGATGACACCACCTATCGACTTGCCGAGATACAGTATGGTCGCTTTGAAAGAATACTCTATCTGCCGGCACCCATCGATCCAGAAGTCGTATCTGCCGGTTATACCAGCGGCCTGCTCGAGATCCGGTTGGCAAAAATGCCGATCGAAAAAACTCATAAGATCCCGATATCAGACGGATGA